The Desulfosporosinus acidiphilus SJ4 genome has a window encoding:
- a CDS encoding PhoH family protein: MQKVYVLDSSVLLHDSRAIFQFQDNEVIIPFVVLEEVEGKKRREDNVGRAAREAIRNLDRLRNAGRLSQGVSLPGGGKIRIELNHYSREILPINSDLSLADNRILAVSLSLAREEERSVILVTKDIAMRVKADALGILTEDYYNDKVVMPQITDEVLRISLEDEQIDELYRNNSILWHETLPSNSCIKTVLSDQCVLPLVSSPDGKRIIYCMGQGRASWDIRPKNIEQAWALEMLHSTEIKLVNLMGPAGTGKTLLALASGLEQTVHGDKYLRMLCARPIIPFGKDIGFLPGEKEQKVRPYMQPIYDNLEFLLRSKKDKERERSGESIVESAIDLLIKKKQLEIEVLTYIRGRSIPNQFLIIDEAQNLTAHEVKTIVTRAGEGTKIVLCGDTDQIDHPYLDRESNGLAYIAARLKGQPFYGQVRLVHGERSDLATRAASLL; this comes from the coding sequence TTGCAAAAAGTCTATGTGCTTGACTCCAGTGTTTTGTTGCATGACTCAAGGGCAATTTTTCAATTCCAGGATAATGAGGTTATTATTCCTTTTGTTGTTTTAGAGGAAGTAGAGGGTAAAAAACGTCGCGAGGACAATGTAGGGCGAGCGGCTCGGGAGGCGATTCGGAATCTTGATCGTTTGCGGAACGCCGGGCGGCTTTCTCAAGGAGTTTCTTTACCTGGCGGGGGGAAAATCAGGATTGAACTTAATCATTACTCGAGGGAGATTCTCCCGATTAATTCGGACCTTAGTTTGGCAGACAATCGGATTCTGGCAGTTTCGTTAAGCCTTGCCCGTGAGGAAGAGCGAAGTGTGATATTGGTCACGAAAGATATTGCCATGCGTGTTAAAGCAGATGCTTTGGGGATTTTGACGGAGGATTACTATAACGACAAGGTTGTTATGCCCCAGATTACGGATGAGGTTTTGAGAATATCACTTGAAGACGAGCAGATTGATGAGCTTTATCGAAATAACTCTATTTTGTGGCATGAAACGTTGCCCTCCAACAGCTGCATCAAAACGGTTTTAAGTGATCAGTGTGTCTTGCCTCTGGTTTCGTCACCGGATGGGAAAAGGATAATTTATTGTATGGGGCAGGGCAGGGCTTCTTGGGATATTCGTCCGAAAAATATTGAGCAAGCTTGGGCTTTAGAGATGCTTCACAGTACGGAGATAAAGTTGGTAAATCTGATGGGACCGGCCGGTACAGGAAAAACACTTCTTGCTTTAGCCAGCGGTCTGGAACAGACGGTTCATGGGGACAAATATCTTAGGATGCTTTGCGCACGTCCGATTATTCCTTTTGGCAAGGACATTGGCTTTCTCCCCGGGGAAAAGGAACAAAAGGTACGTCCGTATATGCAGCCAATTTATGATAATCTGGAATTTTTGCTGAGGTCAAAGAAAGATAAAGAGCGGGAGAGAAGCGGTGAGTCTATTGTGGAGAGCGCTATTGATCTGTTGATTAAGAAAAAACAACTGGAAATCGAAGTGCTCACATACATTCGGGGACGCAGTATTCCTAATCAGTTTTTAATTATTGACGAGGCTCAGAATCTGACAGCTCATGAGGTTAAGACGATTGTAACTCGTGCCGGTGAGGGAACTAAGATTGTCCTTTGCGGGGATACGGATCAAATTGATCATCCCTATTTGGATAGAGAAAGTAATGGGTTAGCCTATATTGCTGCGAGACTTAAGGGGCAGCCGTTTTATGGGCAGGTGCGGTTGGTTCATGGGGAGAGGAGCGATCTGGCAACGAGGGCGGCGAGTTTATTGTAA
- a CDS encoding DUF2164 domain-containing protein — protein MSSKIEVNKESREVMIAEIKAFFSKERDEDLGDLAAYLVLDFFMEKLAPVVYNQGIYDSYKYMSERTEDLLGIQR, from the coding sequence ATGTCGAGTAAAATCGAAGTGAACAAAGAGTCGAGAGAAGTGATGATAGCCGAGATTAAAGCATTTTTCTCGAAAGAGAGAGATGAGGATTTAGGGGATCTGGCAGCTTATTTAGTTCTCGATTTTTTTATGGAGAAATTAGCACCGGTTGTCTATAATCAGGGTATTTATGACTCTTATAAATATATGAGTGAAAGAACAGAAGACTTACTAGGAATCCAAAGGTGA
- the leuS gene encoding leucine--tRNA ligase, producing MQKKYLFTDVEPKWQKKWLEEKAYKTEESSQKPKYYALAMFPYPSGDLHMGHVRNYSIVDVIARFKRMQGFNVLHPIGWDSFGLPAENAAIKHQTPPADWTWKNIANMQRQLKGMGLSYDWDREVATCHPGYYKWTQWMFLEFYKHGLVYKKKAAVNWCPSCSTVLANEQVVEGACERCDTLVTKKNLEQWFFKITDYAEILLRDLDDLPGWPEKVKTMQRNWIGRSEGVEVQFALEDRPEKFSVYTTRVDTLFGVSYVVLAPEHPLVLELVKGTKYEADVMSFIEKMNGLNEIARTSTEAEKEGLFIGAYCLNPLSGKKLPIWVANYVLLEYGTGAVMGVPAHDERDFEFATKYQLPIQTVIVPSGSEPGEKDKPLEAAYTDDGIMVNSGSFDGLNSDKGWDKIADEVERLGVGQRKVNFRLRDWLISRQRYWGAPIPMVYCETCGTVPVPEEQLPVMLPEDVVFKTGENPLATSRSFLETTCPKCGGAARRETDTMDTFACSSWYFLRYTDPRNTEAPFTKATVDQWMNVDQYVGGVEHAILHLLYARFFTKGLRDFGYLTAKEPFQNLLTQGMVCMDGSKMSKSKGNIVSPEAIIGKYGADTARLFILFAAPPERDLEWSDQGVEGCYRFLNRIWRLVAQYEPIIKGIGNAPSGAELEKEWANLDSAGKEMRRQSHLAIQRVTMDVGTRYNFNTAISTIMEWVNALYLYKEQPTANAFVGKEAIEGILLLLAPFAPHITEELWQGIGHADSIHEHSWPTVDETALVQDEVTVVLQVNGKVRDRIQVPAEISAAELEKIVVSQPKVLEWTQGKTIVKVITVPGKLVNIVVK from the coding sequence GTGCAAAAGAAATATTTGTTTACGGACGTTGAACCAAAGTGGCAGAAAAAATGGTTAGAGGAAAAAGCGTATAAGACTGAAGAAAGTTCTCAAAAGCCAAAGTACTATGCCTTAGCGATGTTTCCTTATCCCTCAGGGGATTTGCACATGGGGCATGTGCGGAACTATTCCATCGTCGATGTGATAGCACGTTTTAAGCGGATGCAGGGATTTAATGTTCTCCATCCCATCGGTTGGGATTCTTTTGGCTTGCCGGCTGAAAATGCAGCGATTAAACACCAGACACCGCCGGCCGATTGGACTTGGAAAAATATTGCCAACATGCAGCGCCAGCTTAAAGGGATGGGTCTTTCCTATGATTGGGATAGAGAAGTCGCTACCTGCCATCCGGGTTATTATAAATGGACTCAGTGGATGTTTCTGGAATTTTATAAGCATGGATTGGTGTATAAGAAAAAGGCTGCTGTTAATTGGTGTCCGTCTTGTTCCACTGTTTTAGCCAATGAACAAGTGGTTGAAGGGGCCTGTGAACGGTGTGATACTCTTGTGACTAAGAAGAACCTTGAACAGTGGTTTTTCAAGATTACGGATTATGCCGAGATCTTGCTTCGAGACTTGGATGACCTGCCCGGTTGGCCTGAGAAGGTAAAAACAATGCAGCGCAATTGGATTGGACGTTCCGAAGGGGTGGAAGTTCAATTTGCTTTAGAAGACCGGCCCGAAAAATTCTCCGTTTATACCACTCGGGTTGATACTCTTTTCGGAGTAAGCTATGTTGTCTTAGCGCCGGAACATCCTTTGGTGCTTGAATTGGTAAAGGGAACAAAGTATGAAGCAGACGTTATGTCCTTCATTGAGAAGATGAATGGACTGAATGAAATCGCCCGTACTTCCACAGAAGCTGAAAAAGAAGGATTATTTATTGGGGCTTATTGCCTTAATCCTCTCAGCGGGAAGAAACTGCCGATTTGGGTGGCCAATTACGTTCTTTTGGAATATGGCACCGGAGCAGTGATGGGGGTGCCTGCTCATGACGAACGTGACTTTGAATTTGCCACAAAGTATCAATTACCAATTCAAACGGTGATTGTACCTTCTGGCAGCGAGCCCGGGGAGAAGGATAAACCTCTTGAAGCTGCCTATACTGACGATGGTATCATGGTTAATTCCGGTTCCTTTGATGGTCTGAACAGCGATAAAGGCTGGGATAAGATTGCGGACGAGGTAGAGCGCCTCGGTGTTGGACAGCGCAAGGTTAATTTCCGGTTGCGTGACTGGCTTATCTCCCGTCAACGCTATTGGGGAGCGCCCATTCCTATGGTTTATTGTGAAACCTGCGGTACGGTTCCTGTTCCCGAAGAGCAGCTGCCGGTGATGCTCCCTGAAGATGTTGTGTTTAAAACGGGAGAAAATCCTTTGGCGACCTCACGGTCCTTTCTGGAAACAACCTGTCCGAAGTGCGGCGGAGCTGCCCGCCGTGAAACAGATACCATGGATACCTTTGCCTGTTCTTCGTGGTATTTCCTGAGATATACCGATCCCCGCAATACGGAAGCCCCTTTTACAAAAGCTACTGTGGATCAGTGGATGAATGTTGATCAATATGTAGGCGGAGTAGAACATGCCATCCTCCACCTTTTGTACGCTCGCTTCTTTACGAAAGGCTTGCGGGATTTTGGCTATCTGACTGCGAAGGAGCCCTTCCAAAACTTATTGACTCAAGGAATGGTCTGTATGGATGGTTCCAAGATGTCAAAATCGAAGGGCAATATCGTGAGTCCGGAGGCGATTATCGGAAAATATGGCGCTGATACGGCCAGGTTGTTTATCCTCTTTGCCGCACCGCCGGAAAGAGATTTGGAATGGAGTGATCAAGGGGTTGAAGGATGCTATCGCTTCCTCAATCGTATATGGCGCTTAGTTGCTCAATATGAGCCAATTATTAAGGGAATAGGGAACGCTCCCTCCGGTGCAGAGCTGGAAAAAGAATGGGCGAATCTGGATTCGGCAGGCAAAGAAATGCGCCGCCAATCTCACTTGGCTATCCAGAGAGTAACCATGGATGTGGGCACCCGCTATAACTTTAACACGGCCATCAGCACGATTATGGAGTGGGTTAATGCTCTGTACCTATATAAAGAGCAGCCAACGGCTAATGCTTTCGTGGGCAAAGAGGCTATAGAAGGGATTCTCCTTCTCCTGGCACCCTTTGCACCTCATATTACAGAAGAGCTTTGGCAAGGTATCGGCCATGCTGATAGTATCCATGAACATTCTTGGCCTACCGTGGATGAAACGGCCCTTGTTCAGGATGAAGTGACGGTTGTTCTGCAGGTGAATGGGAAGGTTCGGGATCGGATTCAAGTTCCTGCCGAGATATCTGCCGCTGAGTTGGAGAAGATTGTTGTTTCTCAGCCGAAAGTGCTGGAATGGACCCAGGGGAAAACGATTGTTAAGGTGATCACGGTTCCTGGGAAATTGGTGAATATAGTCGTCAAATAG
- the rsfS gene encoding ribosome silencing factor, with protein sequence MELDQKKLTEVIHLAEDKKGGDITLLDLKGISMVTDYCLIVTGNTSIQVKAITNHLEEELPEIGIPVLHVEGLPDAKWVLMDCSGDLVIHVMTPDQREFYQLERLWKDAQVVSCATFV encoded by the coding sequence TTGGAACTTGATCAAAAAAAACTTACCGAAGTTATTCACCTTGCCGAAGATAAAAAAGGCGGTGACATTACTCTTCTCGATTTAAAGGGAATCTCTATGGTTACGGATTATTGTCTTATTGTGACGGGCAACACGTCTATCCAGGTGAAAGCTATCACGAATCATTTGGAAGAGGAGTTGCCTGAGATTGGAATTCCTGTTCTGCACGTTGAGGGTCTGCCTGATGCCAAGTGGGTTTTGATGGATTGCAGCGGAGATTTGGTCATTCATGTTATGACGCCGGATCAACGAGAGTTTTACCAACTTGAGCGGCTTTGGAAGGATGCCCAAGTGGTTTCTTGTGCCACTTTTGTCTAA
- the yqeK gene encoding bis(5'-nucleosyl)-tetraphosphatase (symmetrical) YqeK gives MELLVEEVTILAKHMLTESRFKHTLGVAEYAEMLAKRHGVDPVKARCAGLAHDLAKELPVKEQITLARYWNLLTYPEDEQYPYVLHGRLSAYWLERYFKVDDKDLLAAIASHTLGRPGMSRLEMLIYSADLTEPGRKFPDVDKLRQSLYDDLDRGTFDCVEGTLLYLKRSNHPIHTLTQLTYEDLKRRLTIGT, from the coding sequence GTGGAACTACTGGTTGAAGAGGTTACGATTCTGGCTAAGCATATGCTTACGGAGTCAAGATTCAAACATACGCTGGGAGTTGCGGAATATGCAGAAATGTTGGCCAAACGCCATGGGGTTGATCCCGTTAAAGCTCGATGCGCGGGGCTGGCCCATGATTTAGCTAAGGAACTTCCAGTCAAGGAGCAGATCACCTTGGCCCGGTACTGGAATCTGCTGACTTACCCTGAGGATGAACAATATCCTTACGTTTTGCATGGCCGGCTTTCAGCCTATTGGCTGGAACGTTATTTCAAAGTTGACGATAAAGATTTATTGGCAGCCATTGCCAGTCATACTTTGGGCAGACCTGGAATGTCCCGCTTAGAAATGTTGATTTACAGTGCTGACTTGACTGAACCCGGACGTAAGTTTCCAGATGTGGACAAGTTGAGACAATCCTTGTATGATGATTTAGACAGGGGCACGTTCGATTGTGTTGAAGGCACTTTACTATATTTAAAGCGGAGTAACCATCCAATACATACCTTAACGCAATTAACTTATGAAGATTTAAAAAGGAGGCTCACTATTGGAACTTGA
- a CDS encoding RNA recognition motif domain-containing protein: protein MTTLYVGNLPWNTTADELGEFFSNYGHVESSRIITDRETGRSRGFGFIEVGEEDAERMAQELNGKDFGGRPLTVNEAKPKQM from the coding sequence ATGACAACACTTTATGTCGGAAATCTCCCGTGGAATACAACAGCGGATGAACTCGGGGAATTCTTTTCTAACTATGGACATGTTGAAAGCAGCAGAATTATCACTGATCGAGAAACCGGCCGATCCAGAGGGTTTGGCTTTATCGAGGTTGGCGAAGAGGATGCAGAACGAATGGCTCAGGAGTTAAATGGCAAAGATTTTGGCGGAAGACCTTTAACGGTGAATGAAGCTAAACCGAAACAAATGTAA
- the nadD gene encoding nicotinate-nucleotide adenylyltransferase, giving the protein MNNFTKQKTSRLGVMGGTFDPIHYGHLVAAEMARSEFKLSKVLFIPTGIPPHKDRLDISAGEFRLEMVERAIEDNPVFACSAMEIERQGPSYTVETLRLLSKIWPEHELYFITGTDALREIFSWREAEEILTMIQFIGAARPGFDAKDFLQYVRQEHPEIVDKIHYLEVPALAISSTDIRRRVKNKQPIRYLLPEAVRLYIEQKNLYR; this is encoded by the coding sequence ATGAATAATTTTACAAAACAAAAAACGTCTCGGTTAGGGGTTATGGGCGGAACCTTCGATCCAATCCATTATGGACATTTAGTTGCTGCAGAAATGGCACGCAGTGAGTTTAAGCTTAGTAAGGTCTTATTTATCCCAACGGGGATACCGCCTCATAAAGATCGGCTTGATATTTCTGCAGGGGAATTCCGCTTGGAAATGGTTGAACGCGCTATTGAAGACAACCCTGTCTTTGCTTGTTCAGCCATGGAAATCGAACGGCAAGGGCCCTCTTACACAGTGGAGACCCTGCGCCTTTTGAGCAAGATTTGGCCGGAGCATGAGCTGTATTTTATCACCGGAACAGATGCCCTGCGTGAGATCTTTTCTTGGCGTGAAGCTGAAGAGATTTTGACTATGATTCAGTTTATTGGGGCAGCCCGGCCAGGCTTCGATGCTAAAGATTTTTTGCAGTATGTTCGGCAGGAACATCCGGAAATTGTAGATAAGATTCATTATTTAGAAGTTCCTGCTTTGGCAATTTCCTCAACAGATATACGGAGGCGGGTTAAAAATAAACAACCTATCCGATATCTGCTGCCGGAAGCGGTGCGTTTGTATATAGAACAAAAAAATCTCTATCGGTAG
- a CDS encoding recombinase family protein: MNGHSFGYIRVSTFDQNTSRQLDGLIMDRVFIDKASGKDTHRPELENLKQFVRDGDTVVVHSMDRLARNLDDLRQIVCSLTQKGVKIQFMKENLTFSGYDSPLANLQLSVMGAFTDFERSMIRERQLEGIALAKQRSGYTGRKKGLTDDQIVHIKQRVASGEKKSQIVRYFGISR, encoded by the coding sequence ATGAACGGTCACTCATTCGGCTATATTCGCGTGAGTACCTTCGATCAAAACACTAGCCGTCAATTAGATGGGTTAATCATGGATCGAGTGTTCATTGATAAAGCCTCTGGTAAAGATACCCACCGCCCTGAACTGGAAAACTTAAAACAATTTGTTCGTGATGGTGATACTGTCGTTGTCCATAGTATGGATAGACTTGCCCGTAATTTGGATGACTTACGTCAAATTGTTTGTAGTCTTACACAAAAAGGCGTTAAAATTCAGTTCATGAAGGAAAATCTTACTTTTTCCGGCTATGACTCGCCGTTGGCTAACTTGCAGTTATCGGTCATGGGAGCTTTTACCGACTTTGAACGCTCCATGATCCGCGAACGACAATTGGAAGGTATCGCGCTAGCTAAACAACGAAGTGGCTATACTGGCAGGAAAAAAGGGTTAACGGATGATCAGATTGTTCATATTAAGCAAAGGGTTGCTTCCGGCGAAAAAAAGTCTCAGATCGTTCGTTATTTTGGGATTAGCAGGTAA